In the Salvia splendens isolate huo1 chromosome 16, SspV2, whole genome shotgun sequence genome, TGAGCATGTCAATAGCCCACCACCACATACACATCACAAGCCCACCTTCCAAAAATAGGGAACATGCACATGAGGCGCCGGCCGTCTCCATTGCCGGAATTTGTCAGAACAAAAACAGGGAACATACATATGTGGAGCCGTCACCATCGCCCGGAATTAAGTTTTCGATTTTTAACATAACGATtttcacatttatttttatatgccCGGGTGTCCCTAAAGTCATTTCTTGCCCTAAAGGGACACAATAAACTTTTATACACTAGTTAGGCATGTAATAGTAGTTATAAATGCAATAACATGTGTTTATCAATAATACTAGcactaatttattaaattatttttataattcaaaCAAGTATGAATACTATGCATTCCATATTCCACATTTTGTAAGCAGATacactttttatagtaatagttaaaaacataatttaaaaataatattttagaaTCTTTAAATATTATTCATTAGCCCCACTGACATGACTAAAAGATAAATTTAAATGAAGTAGaaaccaaacaaataaatcacaTGAACTTATTATTTAATCTATTTATTTGTTGAATTGGATATACACAGGACGGCCTAATTGATAGTCAAGCCTTTACCAAAGTACTATAAGAAAGTCAAATAATACAGCCCaaatggaagaagaagaagaagacaactGAAGAAATTTATTCTACTATTTGCCTATTTGTTGGGCAAGCTGCACGATTATTAATTTGAATAACACtacatttaatattaataattccCCTATTTCTTTATAAATTTTGGAATGGTAGGTTTATGTCGGAAGAGCGTTGGCCTCCTATCCTAAATATTTATTCGTCTTAATACTAAACCAATTCGTTTGGTTAGAGCATTGATGCAAATGAGATGAAGTCCTCATCCAACCAAAATAATttactaaaacaaaacaaagcTTATCACTTAATCGTTTAAGTTGTGTTTCAAATCTTAAAATTTTGGTTGTAAACCAATCTCCACTCCCCTCTACTTTCTTCTTTTAATTTACATCTCATTATTCAACACGGAGAGATTTCATAACCAATCACGGTCAACCAACacataataaaagaataaaatccTTAATCCAACAAATTAACAGTAAAACTAATCCCTCAAAACGGATGAACATTTCTCGTTAATCCGCCGTTAACATTCGTAAAAAACCCCATCAACTCCGGCCGGTACGGCAAATACGACCGCCGCTGCCGCTCCTCGTCCTTCGCCTTACTCCTCAAATACGCCTCGTGTGGCgacaccgccaccgccttcttcttcttctccttcccGCTCTTCTTCGCCGTCTCCGGCGGTGGCGCCGCCTTCTCTGCCGGCGCCGCCGTCGACGGAGGCGGCGTGTGATTTCCGTTGAGGAAAACAAAGGCGTCTCTTCCGTCGCTATTCGAGCGGCACGTGATCTCCTTGAGCCGCCATATTTTGGAAAAACCGGTGGAATTGCTCTTATTGCAGCTCTCCGGCGCCGCCTCCACCGCCTTCCGGCTGGACCACTCGCAGTAAGGACCGGCGATCTGGTGATCGGCGTCGGATCTTGTCTCGACGAAGACCTTCTTCAGCGGCGGCCGCATCGGAAGATTTTCCGGcaagttgccgtcgccggagaGTAGCAAGCTCTGATCAAACAAGGGGAAAACCGCCTTGATCTGGCCGTCGCTGAAGGCATGCTCCGCCGAGATCGCGGCCGCGTCTTCCCCTACGCTGGCGAACGAAAATTCCTCTTCTTCTTGGTCGAATTCGTCTTCTTCCTCATCGGAATTCTCCGTATTTTGAAATTCACGGAGCTTCGAATCCTCTTCGGTTTCCATAATTTTCAATTGATTGTACAAATCTTGGCTGATTTCCTTCTCCGAGTAGATATTGTTCGTCATATTttagagcgagagagagagagagagagagagagttatgTTGGAGTGAAGGAAGGGGGTGGATATGTATATATAGTATGGCGGCGTGAAATACACAATTATGTGGTGTCCAAATTTGAATAAACAAGATGAGTAATGTGAAATGATATTTGTCAGCATGTGTTAAATCTTGGATTATACTATTTCAATAAAGTAAGTTTGTTTGGGAACTACGGAAACAATTGAAGGAAAGTGTGACGAAAATTGATTGCGCGTTACGCTGCTGATAATGTTACTActacccttcttttattttttttggcatCTCTATTGGTTGACTGTATGGGCACTGGTCACCTATTGCTGCCTACGTGTTATATTACTATTCTatagtatttattaatattgATGGGGAATAGGACTATCGAATTACATAAGGTATAAATGACATTTCAACTCGAAACAAACATGTCGAATACATGTGAGCACGAAGGAGGTTAGTCCGATTAATATGAATCGAACTAGCCTATAATTAGATCAAGCTGACTCAAATTGAGCAAGATTGCTCTATTAACATTGCCAAATACGGATAGCTAAGAGCGAGCTCATATTTTTTAGTATAAATTTGCCATTTAATAGATTAAAAATCATTATACAACAACTTCTAGAGGAGTTAAACATAATTTACTAACATTAATGTGTTATTCGGttgctatgactaattatcatatgataattcatttaggattacgtgagattatttaatttggatgaagtggttatgattaattatcacatgattatccatctataattaagttattgtatttaatctcatgaaccaaacgtAATACATATTAATTTctgaaatataattttataaaccGAACAACCCCTAACATTACTATATATTTTGTAACTGAATCTATATTATCTACGTTTTCTCGAAAACAAAAGAGAATTTATCTTAATACTTTCTTTGTCTattattaatagttttaataGTGTATTATATGAATtctaatagtataaaattagtaaaatgagAAATagataaaacaataattaaatattattagcGAAATGAGATTCAatccattaaaaaataaatttatctcATGACCTTTTTTTATGATCaagtcaaaataaaaaaaatcataaaaaaacaataattattCAACGAGTAATAAATCATTCGGTATGGGAGGGAAAAACTGATCTCTATGCATACCACATCATCCtacaatattaaattttaacttCCAGCACATATCACCCAACGAATTTATTTAATGACACATGCACGTAGATGacttctttaaaattttaaattgctaAAGAAACTGATAGGCACATATTTCAATGAATGTGATAATTACTTAATGTAAGAGATTATATAGATCTAGAGCATGTTTAATTGTtaataagtagtagtagtagtagtagtagtagtaatgtAGTATGAATTGTAATGTAAACAAATAGGAATTGATCTTTTTGATATCACATAGAGCGAGGAAAATAGATGAGATATTCTTGTAATTGATTGACTAGACACACCATTtaactatatatttattatatgtaAGTTGAAAAAATTATTTGGCGAATTCAAGTttcaaaatgaaatgaaatttgcATAAAGGATATATTAATGCATAAAAATGAACTTAAAATTTCATTGTTCAATAGTACTCCCTTACTATAAATTATTGTTTAGATATAAAGGAAAATTCGGTTTAGCTGTATgtttttgaaaaaggaaaatgaatcGGTTATTATCTAAAATAACTAGCCtggaatatatatttaataataattaagtTCTAGATGTTTTATCCGTATGTCGTAATATTGATTGATTCTTGGAGTTAAAATGTCATTCTTGAGTTCCATACCAGAATCTTCCATCCAAGTCAAACTTTGGATGTGGTCTTTTCTATATTCTATATTCTATATTCTATATTCTATATTCTATATTCTATAGAGTTGTGTTGCATCGGTTTTAAGATAAATTGGAAAGTCCAATGTTGTTGTAGGTAGTGTTGAGAAGTCAAATATAAtttcttgttattttattttattttatggttGCAAACCTAGTTAGCAAGATCCCAAGTAAACAAATATAGTCATCCACGTATATTCCATTTTCACACAACTGTGTagcacaaaatatatttttatttttacagtACATTTTTCAGTCAAATTACcgataattatattaattaagcGACAGGTATGTAAATTATGCTAATACTATCACCACCAAACCGGTTTGATATGGATGGATTAGATTAGATGTGGGCACCCAAAGGGGGGCGTCGTCCTCGCCCGACAGATAGTCCGCGGAGGAAGCGCGGATGGTAGGGCATCGTCcgggccatcgtccgcccactgtggacGACGCGGACGATacaatgtgtttttttttttaattcgaaaaattcatttatataaataccccctaccccaccttcatttgtaacattttcaTTCGCATTTTCACTCTCAATTTACACTAGAAAATGGATTCCGATGATtactcaagtcccaatagtctgATGTTTGGAGGTGGTGCACGTTGGTcgggtacacaacctgacgaatatcggtcgtttgACCCctacacgcagtacgatcccgaattcagtacggattcgtacggtctgtctgacatggagccgtctccaactcgccccgCCGCCCCTTCCCGCCTCGGCCGCCCccgccccagccagaaagaagcggatcAAGTACCGggcgtacaagttgccacctccggcaacgaatgaagagtacgcccccgggaggacgaactaccagccggatgaaacttttttttaatcaatgtagtatttgccgttttttagttaatcgttgtgttttttaattagtttgcatttatatatttgaaaacatttaaactaattaacaaaacaatagtaaaatctatagggcgccccactgtagGTGGaaggataaaatgataaaaatgctgacgtgacgGTGCATAGGGCGTTCTTTAAGGCGCCCCACTGCTACTGATGCCCAAGTGaattttttattgatattaaTTCATTCCAAAGTCAAATAAACTACTACTATTACAATTGACAACTGATGATATGATAGCAACAAAATTATGTGAATTAAATAATATCCAAAcaaaaattatttgaattagTACATACTATAAAAAGTGACTGTGTATTATTAGTAGAAAAATTGAAGTCATTTAATTAGAAAgagaaatttttcaaaaaaatactaACTAATTTTGTGAATGTCTCAAACATGAAAACAATACTACGTATTATGTTGATTGTG is a window encoding:
- the LOC121770137 gene encoding uncharacterized protein LOC121770137, with product MTNNIYSEKEISQDLYNQLKIMETEEDSKLREFQNTENSDEEEDEFDQEEEEFSFASVGEDAAAISAEHAFSDGQIKAVFPLFDQSLLLSGDGNLPENLPMRPPLKKVFVETRSDADHQIAGPYCEWSSRKAVEAAPESCNKSNSTGFSKIWRLKEITCRSNSDGRDAFVFLNGNHTPPPSTAAPAEKAAPPPETAKKSGKEKKKKAVAVSPHEAYLRSKAKDEERQRRSYLPYRPELMGFFTNVNGGLTRNVHPF